From Vitis vinifera cultivar Pinot Noir 40024 chromosome 14, ASM3070453v1, a single genomic window includes:
- the LOC100244704 gene encoding non-specific lipid-transfer protein 2, whose product MCKTKMMHLSEETAVSSSVMKIPYAALCVIMVVLLSEAHLTKAVTCSPLELSSCFAAITSSAPPSSMCCSKLREQRPCLCGYIRDPNLSQYVNSANARRVASTCGVPFPNC is encoded by the exons ATGTGCAAGACAAAGATGATGCATTTGTCTGAGGAGACAGCTGTTAGTTCTAGTGTT ATGAAGATACCTTATGCTGCATTATGTGTGATAATGGTGGTGCTCCTGAGTGAAGCGCACCTGACAAAGGCAGTGACATGCAGCCCTCTGGAGCTGAGCTCTTGCTTTGCTGCAATCACCTCATCAGCACCCCCATCAAGCATGTGCTGCAGTAAGCTGAGGGAGCAGAGGCCATGCCTATGTGGGTACATCAGGGACCCGAATCTCAGTCAGTATGTTAACTCAGCCAACGCCAGGCGAGTTGCTAGTACCTGTGGTGTTCCATTTCCCAACTGCTAA